aaaaaaaaccagaaaagatcCTCAACTCCTTGAGGACTCAAAGCAAAACCTGGAAGATGctcagggagagagaggaaatagAGGTTAAAATTCACCACATAAAAGCGTGTGTTTTATTTGCTTggcaaaataaagctttttgtttgttcttagTATGTACATCTTACACTAGACAAGGGAAATGGTGCAAGTTCTAGCAAGCCTACATCCAGTTGCTTTTATCAGAAGTGAATTGTAAACATGTGACTCAGGTCAGAGCCCTGGGACAGCACGTCTCTACCGCTGGGAGCACAGGGCAGCAACAGGAGAGGATGGGAAAGGAGCTGGGCTCAGGGTGCCACTGCTGTGGCTACAGCCAGAGACCAGGAGTTGGCCAGAAAGACCAAGAGAGGTGTTGGTGCCAGAATTTGTGCAGGTGAAAGGAAAGATGGGgcacagagagcagagctgccctggggCCATGCACCCAAAGCAGGGTGGTTTCCCAGATGCTTACCTGGCTGTGGACTCTCCCTCCTTCAGTGGGCAGGAGATGGCTCCACACGCTGTCAGCAGGGCCGCTGCCAGGCAAACAGCATAGGCGGCACTTGAacccagcccagctcccgtGGGCAGCTCGGACCACACCAGTATGTCCACACTCGGAACATCTCTGAAACACAGGATGTAACACAATGACCTTGAATTCCATCTTGAGACAACATTTCCAAGGCAAAAGATGCCAATTAGTACTGATCACAGGAAAAGCTGGTTGAAAACTGGTGACATCAGCACATGCGTACGCATCCGGCACACGGGGCTTCACGAGTGCTCAGTTAGCACAGCTGAGTAGCCTTGCTAAGCCATTGTACTAAAACAAAGCCTCACTGAATTGGATCTATGATTAGCACAGCTTGTCAAGCTGCTAGCAGGGGCACTTAGTAACTAAATACTTGAGTAGCACCATAAAGAGACCCTTCAAAGATTGTAAACatgattttaaacatatttctaaataaagcCTAAATAGCCCAGATCCAAAACCACATAGTTACATCCCACTGGAGCAACGAGCTGATGGGGAAGATGAAGTACGTCAATATCGGTGCCCACATGCCCCTTTTCTCCACTGCATGTGTCCAGGTTGTGTCACAGACCCTAATATCAAACCCAGGAGCTTTTCGCTGGCAGGTGAGTGACATGAACTATGAACTGATGGTTTCAGAGCAGGCTGATGACAGCCCCAGTGCTACCGCCAAGCAACTCAGAGACTGCGAAGCAAACCACAATGCAGCTACACATCATAATTCTTTAACCTTTGATTCCTTTGCTATTAATGTTGAAGTTTGGTTCTGACTTGGCTTAAAATAGCAAGCGGTGCTGCATCAGACATTGCCCTGAGCACTTGTCCAGTAACTTACACTGCTATCATCAACAGTGTTGGTCGACtttggaaactggagcagcccTGAGCTGCTGTTACCCCAAGTTCTCATATTTTTAGGGATATTCAGCCTACAAGAGGGCTCAGACAGCAAGTTCACAGCTCATTTCTGTAGCAGTTTTTCTAACCTAAGCCAGGATGAAACAAGCTGCtgcgggagggagggatgtCTACCTCTGCTGCTGTTGACTGTGCAGGAAGGGTGCGATGAACTGCTCTGACTTAAGCACCTCAGAGCCAGATGCCTAAATGAGAGCAGATGATTCCCAGCCCACCAGCTTGGGgcaccccacccacccaaacAGCTCAGCTCTGAAGAGCATCTCCTGAGGCACTCAGAACCTAAATCAAGTGTGATTccttgtaatttttcattttgcctcAAAGATTTTCTCCTGGTTTCTTCCTGTAAAATTGTAGAAGCAATTAATGGTGAACAACAGTCAGCATGTTTATTTTAGGGCAGGAAGAGAGCCTTACCCATACTTAGCCGAAATAGCCAGGCACATATACAGAAAGGCAAGGGTAGCAAGGCTCTCAGGAGCTGAGGCTCCAGCAGCGATTCCAGCAAACTCTTTCAGTGTATCCAGCTGTTCTACGCTGGGGGGCTTAGATTCATCAAAGTCAGCTATGGAAGCAAGCAGGGGAGAATTTAAACACTTAGAAACCAGGGAATTGTTAAACTTGAAAGCAATTTTTACAAGAGCAACATCTCCTGTTATGCTAGTCAGAAACAGACTAAGCCAATTTCAGATTTCACCTGCAAACTTTCTACCTGAGATTCagaataaaatagcaaaatttcCACCAGCCACACTGAAAACCCAGTGTTTCCACACCTGCATTTTATTACAGCAACCATCTCCTTGCTTACACTTCCCAGTACACCCAATTTCACTATGTAGAACTTGGCAAGTCACAAACTCTTTATTAAAGAACACGGATATCCTGATGTGCTTCACAAGAGCCCAGGCTCCAAATAGCCAGGAGCAGGCATCAGTGTGAGAGAACATTTGGTCAGTGCTAAGAGAGGTTACTAATGCTCTAACCCAGCAGACTTTGTTCTGCTCCTGCTAAGCAAACAGTGCCCATGAGGGTCCCAGGAGTTAACGCCGGGTACTCAGGATAGAAACGGCACAAACACCAGTCCACCTGGTACAAGATACTGCAGAGATTCCAGTGAGGGCTGGCAAGaggcagaaaggcaggagaggaggccctgcatccctgccttcccctAAAGCTCTCAATTCAGAGCAGCTTCAGAGAGACTGCTTTTTGGCCCCCCATCAGTAATACACCTGGACGTGGTCCCTGGCTGGCCTCCATAGGCCACCTGAGCAGCACCACTAGAACAAGCCCCTGGGAACCTGAAACAGAGGGAGGCAGCCACAGCAAGGGCCGCTCGCAGGTGCCAGGGCATCAAGCAGGTCGCAAGGGGCGCACAGAGGGAGCGCAGGTGTCTGGGCTGGGGGCGCGAAGGGACACACACTGAGCGTGGACACAGATGACAAGGCCCGGCAACACTCTGCAGGGGGAACAAACATCACCCTGAGGGGTCCCAGCGCCCAAGGCACTGGGCAGGGCCGAGCACGGGCTCACGGACAGCGggtctcctcctccttccagcGCTTGCCTGCAAACCCCCTCCGCAGGGCCTGGAGGCGAGGGGTGTCCCAGCTCCTCACCACGCCGACGCCGGGCAAGCGGACGCACACGCTGCCCTCGCTGCAGGGCCGCAGGCGGAGGAAGGTCCTCAGGTCCAGCGCCACGGCCAAGGCCACCTGTGGGCGAGAAGCGGCGTCAGGGAGGTGAGGGTAGCGCCGGGAGCCCCCGGGGACGGCGGCAGGCTCCTTACCTTGCCGTGCACCACGGCGTGCTCCCCGTGGAGGATCACCTTCCCGGGGGCGGACAGCACCAGGCTCCGCTCCCACATCTCCCCCGGCAGGACGCAGCACCTCAGAAGGCCGCCTCAGCCGGCCACCTTCAATCATGCGGACTGACAGCGCAGCTCGCCAACAAGAGCCACGCTCTGCCCCGCCCTCCTTGCCTTTCAACCAAACGCCGAGATCCTCTCGGGGGCGGGACTTCGGGAAGGCCAATCGGAAGGCAGTGGCGCGGAGTGGTGCGGTGCTGGGGTGACAGCAACCGGTGGCTACGGCGGCCGGGAGGGATGCTGCGGcaagcggcggcggcggcggcggcggcggcggcggcggcggcggggcgggggctgcggctgcggctgcggggggcggcggggcggcggtgGCGGAGTGAGGCGGGCAGGTGAGTGCGGGGATGATGCCGAGCGGGGTGGGGTCCAGCACCCCCCTCACGGTCTGTGCCTCCGCAGCCCCGGTGGCGGCTCCCCTGACCGCGGCCCCCGCAGCGACCGGGCCCCGAGGATCTACACGAGGACGGGAGACGCAGGTAGTGTCTGGGGGCAccgggggggcgcggggcagAGCCCGGCCCGACCCGACCTCTGAGCGCCTCCCCCGGTCTTTTCCCAAAGGCTTCTCCAGCACCTTCACCGGGGAGCGGCGGCCGAAGGGCGACCGGATCTTCGAGGCCCTGGGAGCCACGGACGAGCTGAGCTCGGCCATCGGGTAACCCCCCGCGCCGGACCCCCTCCCGCTGCCGGGCGGAGGGGCCGCGGAGGCCCCCAGCTGCGTCCTCCCAGGGTGGCCGCGCTCTCCGGGGAACCGGCCGCCAGCCCGGGGAGGTCTGGCCCTCCGCACGCCCAAGCCCGGCCCTCCACATGCACAAAGGCCTTTCGACACCATCCCAGCCCCGTTCTGTTGGGGTCTTCTGGGTGTCCTCCTCCGTTAAGAACTGCTGTCCCAGTCCCACCGCCCAGCGGGAGGAAAGGGGATGTGCTGTGGGCCAGACTTCTCTGGGGGTTTGCGCTGACAGTCAGCCAAGAGCGTCCAAATTCTGTGGTTTTCGTATGGAAAAAAACATACGCACAACCAtggtaattttttaatttctacctaagtcttctttttaaaaattttttaaccTAGGCTTGCTGGTGAATTTAGCAGTGAAAAGGGACACACGTTTGTTGAACAGCTTCACAAAGTGAGTATTAATCCTCACTCAGTGCACTCACTTTATCTGTGCTATTGAAATATATTCTTAAActctttaattttaaacactGCGCTCCCACTGAGCCACAGGAATTCAATCAATTTAGTATTAGATAAATACTTAAGACTCTGACCCTTAGTTACTCTCtaagaaacacatttctttAACCAAGAAAGAAACTGGTAGATCAAGTGGTTAGTTATGGGCAgacaaacaaaatatatttcgAGGTTTATTCAGACCTGTTTCTGTACATGGTTACAGCCACAAGTCTTGTTGTCATATATAGTCTTTGAAATTGGGGCAAAGTAACCATGTGGGCACGATGGTGGGAGACAGGTCCCACCACAGCAGTCTGAGAGTTTTGCTAATTAGCTTTTCCTTGCACAGTAACGAAGAAGGAGCTAatgagagattttaaaaagctttaccAGACTGCCTCTCAAGTGTCCCAGGCTGTGGAGAGATGGTCCTCTTGGAAGTGAACGTGACATCAGGCCAGTGCTGTCTGCAGCTGTTTGTCACTGCCTTTGCTTCCAGAGGTTACTGGTTCAGTGTCCTGCCAGCAAGGGGATTATGTGAGCGCTCCCTGGTCTGCTTTGTGCGAAGTCAGCCAGGGTGGTTTAATGTGCCAGTGAAAACAAGTACATGTGCTAATCTGGCTTCTCATAAAGCAATTAGGGAGCACTTATCTGATCCCCCCTGccagcaggctgggggatgaTGAACAACAAGGGTAGGATCTTCTTTAATCAGCAGAACCAGCTGTCGCCTCCCAGAGCTTGCTGCAGTTGTACTGGAGCATCAAAGGCTCATTAATGAAAGCGCTTCTTATTTTTGTCCTGATTGCCACATCTAGGTCCAGTGTATGCTGCAGGATGTGGGCTCCAACATCGCGACGCCTCTCTCCTCAGCCAGGGAGGCTCACTTGAGTAAGCCCCACAGTACCTCTCCTGGGATAACAGTTCTTGAATCGCAGATGTCCTTCTaggctggtgctggggaggCTGTTTCAGCGTGTGGTACGTAGAGCTGTCCAAGCGCTGCTCCGCAGTGCATGTCTGGGTGCTGAATGAAGACACACAAGGTCCCACAAGCTGCTACATTTGTGTGACTCAAGCAATGTAAGCTGGTCTGGGGCACTGCCCCAACACTGACACCCAACCACAGCTGCTGAATGGGGGCCAGCCCTGTTCCAGCAGGGGATTATTTCTGAATGCTTTCTTAGGACTTCCTGATccaagaaatattaaaatagagCTCTATCTGTAGACTGAatcacttctgcatttcttttagttgattcttttctctctgtaggACGCACATCTTTTAGTGAGAAGCCAGTTCTGGAGCTGGAACAGTGGATTGACAGTTACTCAGATCAGCTTCCTCCACTCAGAGCTTTCATCTTGCCAGTAGGTACTGCTTATGCCTCTCACTCACTGACTGGAGAAGGCTTGCTTTGGTAGGGTAAATCTGCTCTGCTACTTGCCGTGGGAAAACAGGTTGTGAGACTTATTTGCATGGACAAAcactagaagaaaaacagagagaaggacCCAGTTGAGTTAAATTTCCACATCCTGTTGCCTTCAGATGTCCCTTCCCAGTATCCTAGCCATGATGTAGGGTTCAgttgcatgtgtgtgtgagatATGATAAGCTTTGCTGCAGTTATACAATAACGTGGATGGCTGTATCTGTTGTTAGCAGATGCTGATGCACTGTTCCATTGTTGTTTCAGTCGGGAGGTAAAAGCAGTGCTGCTCTCCATTTTTCCCGAGCTGTCTGCCGCAGAGCTGAAAGGTGGTGAGTGTTGGCTGTAGTGTAACAGAACAAAAGTGATAAAAGGTGATCAGAATGCTACAATGATGGCAAATCATTGCAGTCAGAGCAATCAACCATAGCTGTTTTGCACTCAGCTAGAGCCTGAGTCAAACTTCATGTGTTTGTATTAGTCAAATTCCAGGAGTGCAGTCAGCAAAAACCAcgtttctcttccctcccctgaaCTGGGTCATCCGAGCTAAGAACTTCAGAAAGAACAGACAGGTTTATGCTGAGATGCCTCTACGTGTTCAGCTTGTATCCAGTTTGCTAAATGTATTTACACGTGGAAGCTGGGGCGCTGGCAGGTGTGAGATCCAGAGAAGCTTTGAGATGTTACTGCCCACACCTACCTTGTCCCACTTCTCGATTGGAGATTAAAGCTCCTCTGGTAAAGTCTGAAGGAGAAGACTCTTGTCTGTTCATTATGTAAATCACCTCCATGCAAAGTCTCTTGTGTTGGCCCAAACCTGCTCATCAGCAGTTCTAAGTTGCTGGGGGTTCTTTACTGAAGCCGTGGATGTGCGGGAAGATGTTTCTGTAGATGTGCTCTGCTGCCAGGATTGATACACTGACAAGATACACCAGAGCAGCCTGATCTTCGAAAAACTAACATCGCAGTCAGTGGTTTCTTGTCAAAAGAAAGCTAGAATGAGGGCTGTACCCCAGGCAGAAGGCAAGGAACAGCTCTGTTCCCTCAACAAAAGAAGGGTCTCTGTTTACCTGCAGAAAAGGATAATGATCCTTCAGGGTATTAATCATCTGCAAACTGCTCCTGTTGTTCAGTGATGCCCACTGACAAGTAGCATTTAGAGGAGTGGAGCTGGCATCCTCCAGAAGGTTACAAAAAACAGTTCCATTATGTAGCCACCACAGATTCTTCTCGGGGAAGTAACCAGTGCTCACACTGTGCTGTGGGGAGTTAGAATGGGGACATCCAGGTGAGGTTGGGGTGTGAAGGTTGGTGTTCCAGCAAATCACACTCATTTGTGCAGTCAGAGTTAGAAAGTTAAATACACgaaaagtttccttttcttgttctaGCGTGGTTCCTTTAGTACAAGCAGGGGAAGCGGATCCAAATGTGGCCAAATACTtaaacaggtaaaaaaaataaaatcccaaacCCTTTCTCTGTACTATTAAGTGTGACTGGTGGTGTTTCCTTAGTCTTGGGATAAAACTGTGGGTTTTACCTCTCAAGAAGCTTCCCTTCTAGGTTAAGATCTTTGAGGTTTCAACAAGGATCTTGTTAAAAAGTATTCTTGCAAGGCCTGTACGTTTGCAGACACTGCTGCGGTGCTGAGGGACCAGTCACTTTCTTATTGAAGGCCATTTTAGAAATCACTTCTTGTGTGGTCGCTCTTTGCCTTCCTTTATCTGTAGTTCTTGTGCTGTGGTCAAACATGCTTTGCTGTGTGGTTGTGTATTGCTGGATACAAACGCACCTGGTGTGAGAAGTGATTTCActgcttttcccttgttttcCAGACTGAGCGACTACCTCTTCGTTTTGGCACGTTACGCTGCaatgaaggaagggaaggaagagaaaatatatataaagccTGAACCATAACTGAGAGCTGGAATGTGTGTTTCCTTGACCATGGGAAGCTAAATGCAGCAGGCTGCTTTCCCCcatcaaggaaaggaaagagaacaaGCCTGGACTGGAAATGTGAGCTGCCAAGAACTTCCAGCTTAAATAACTAGGACCTTGTTCATAAATACTGTGAGGAACACAGCTGTTCTGTTCACTGGGCCTTGTCCAAACACCCCTTGTATAACACTGCGGTGATGGCATTGGAGTCCAGGGTTGGAGCTGAGGCAGGGGACTTCAAAGAACCACAGCTGATTTCTAGAGATGTCTTAATTTCCCTGGGCAGTGGCAGGTGCTGTGGAAAGGCTTTGACAGGACTCTGAagaatgaagaagagaaaacaatcaGCTGCTCTCTGTAAGTCATAATGCTCATACAGAACAGCAACTGCATAGAGATTCAGGAACTCTGTCCGCAagctttgaaataataaatgtgATTTACTTGTACCAAAGGGGCCCTTAACTGTCATACTTTAATAGTGAGCCcagtgtgcttttcttttttaagttgCTTTCAATCCATCAGCCCTGGCTGAAGCTGAGCTGTTTAGATTTACAGGAATGCACTAAGAACTTTTTGGATCTGGCTGCCTCTCTTTATGCATGTGAAGAATGTCTCTGTGCTGACAATCCAGTGCATTCTCTGCCAGGAACGGGGCTTATGAAGGATAGATGGATTAAAGCAGGAAGGGCGAAATCCTACAGGTCACGTGAGGCAAGGCGATTCCGTGATTTTAAGCTCTGTTTAGGTAGCTGGGGTTAAATCCACATGGAGCTGCTCCTCCCTGTGCTCAGACCCTGCTGAGTTTGGTAACAGCATCCCCCCTCTGGCTGCACGTACCGGCTGAAGGAGTAGAGCCCTTGTTCAGTTTTAGTATCTACCTACTGGGGACCACTCACATCACTAAGCCTGCAAATAAAGGGGTTGTGATGACCAGCAGGAGCCTGGCGCCTCATCAGCTGACAGCCAGGATTGGAACAGAGAGGTTAACACCTAAAGGGGTTTGTGTCTCACGCACATTACTGTCCGCATTGACCTCAGGAATGTCACTGTCACGGAGCCCTCAGCAGAGTAGACTAGAGCATGTCATAGAGCTTGGAGAGTCTGGCTGCACACATCACAATAGCAGATCACAGTACTTCAACAGAGCAGACATCATCTTCCAGCTTCCTGATAGACTGAAAACTGCCAAAAAACCATACTCTTACCAGCTGAATGAGTTAACACCTTGCTACCTATGCTGCATAGAGAATACAATTACAGTTTTAGAGTTAACTCCAAGTCACTTACAGCTTGGAAATATAATTGGGAAGAATACACGTCAGACGTGGTGGTTTAAGTCTTCCCCTCCTCGTATGGAGGGAGGAACATCACAGAAACCCGTGGGCAGTGAGGTGATTACACATGAAGGGTGCTTGTCCTGCACTAAGGGTGCTGCTTTTAGTGGTGGGAG
The genomic region above belongs to Phalacrocorax aristotelis chromosome 15, bGulAri2.1, whole genome shotgun sequence and contains:
- the MMAB gene encoding corrinoid adenosyltransferase MMAB — translated: MLRQAAAAAAAAAAAAAGRGLRLRLRGAAGRRWRSEAGSPGGGSPDRGPRSDRAPRIYTRTGDAGFSSTFTGERRPKGDRIFEALGATDELSSAIGLAGEFSSEKGHTFVEQLHKVQCMLQDVGSNIATPLSSAREAHLRRTSFSEKPVLELEQWIDSYSDQLPPLRAFILPSGGKSSAALHFSRAVCRRAERCVVPLVQAGEADPNVAKYLNRLSDYLFVLARYAAMKEGKEEKIYIKPEP